The following proteins are co-located in the Spinactinospora alkalitolerans genome:
- the atzD gene encoding cyanuric acid amidohydrolase — translation MPRPIEVHKVAIESVTDASGLARLIDDGVFAADDVLAVIGKTEGNGGVNDYTRILADRAFREVLVAKGSRSDAEAKEVPLVWSGGTDGVISPHATIFAHAPEGRYAPDDEPRVTAGVAMSEAILPEDIGRPEMVRKVADGVRKAMEIAGITDPADVHYVQTKTPLLVLETINDAKSRGHDVFTEDTLKSMDVSNSTTALGIATALGEIEEPKAEQIHSDLSLYSSVASCSSGVELDRAQIVVVGNARGVGGRFRIGHGVMRDALDSDGIWTAIRSAGLDLPERPHPDDLGDALVNVFLKCEADPTGRVRGRRNIMLDDSDVHWHRQIKATVGGVTAAVTGDPAVFVSVAAVHQGPSGGGPVAAVVDLGA, via the coding sequence GTGCCCAGGCCGATTGAGGTCCACAAGGTAGCGATCGAAAGCGTCACGGACGCCTCAGGGCTCGCCAGGCTGATCGACGACGGCGTGTTCGCCGCCGACGACGTGCTCGCCGTGATCGGCAAGACCGAAGGCAACGGCGGGGTCAACGACTACACCCGCATCCTGGCCGACCGGGCGTTCCGCGAGGTGCTGGTGGCCAAGGGCAGCCGCAGCGACGCCGAGGCCAAGGAGGTGCCGCTGGTGTGGTCCGGCGGCACCGACGGCGTCATCTCGCCGCACGCCACGATCTTCGCCCACGCCCCCGAGGGCCGCTACGCGCCCGACGACGAGCCGCGCGTCACGGCCGGCGTCGCCATGAGCGAGGCCATCCTGCCCGAGGACATCGGCCGGCCCGAGATGGTGCGCAAGGTCGCCGACGGCGTGCGCAAGGCCATGGAGATCGCCGGGATCACCGACCCCGCCGACGTCCACTACGTGCAGACCAAGACGCCGCTGCTGGTGCTGGAGACGATCAACGACGCCAAGTCCCGGGGCCACGACGTCTTCACCGAGGACACCCTGAAGTCCATGGACGTCTCCAACTCCACGACCGCGCTGGGCATCGCCACCGCGCTCGGGGAGATCGAGGAGCCCAAGGCCGAGCAGATCCACTCCGACCTGTCGCTGTACTCCTCGGTGGCCTCCTGCTCCTCGGGCGTGGAGCTGGACCGGGCCCAGATCGTGGTGGTCGGCAACGCCCGCGGCGTCGGCGGGCGCTTCAGGATCGGCCACGGCGTCATGCGCGACGCCCTGGACTCCGACGGGATCTGGACGGCCATCCGCTCGGCAGGCCTGGACCTGCCCGAACGGCCGCACCCCGACGACCTGGGCGACGCGCTGGTCAACGTGTTCCTCAAGTGCGAGGCCGACCCGACCGGCCGGGTGCGCGGACGCCGCAACATCATGCTGGACGACTCCGACGTGCACTGGCACCGCCAGATCAAGGCGACCGTGGGCGGGGTGACCGCCGCGGTCACCGGCGACCCGGCGGTGTTCGTCTCGGTGGCGGCCGTGCACCAGGGGCCCTCCGGCGGCGGCCCGGTGGCGGCCGTGGTGGACCTCGGCGCCTGA
- a CDS encoding DUF6406 domain-containing protein, which yields MAHELGAQEKITYGRNDRFEGGPVGGGRFWLDEQGRPVAKIGGPPDWQPEVMIDVRIGDTFAVGGQTWRITDIVDAESPKAYLLAVRVG from the coding sequence GTGGCCCATGAACTCGGCGCACAGGAGAAGATCACCTACGGCCGGAACGACCGGTTCGAAGGCGGCCCGGTCGGAGGGGGCCGGTTCTGGCTGGACGAGCAGGGAAGACCCGTGGCCAAGATCGGGGGCCCGCCGGACTGGCAGCCCGAGGTCATGATCGACGTGCGCATCGGCGACACCTTCGCCGTGGGCGGGCAGACCTGGCGGATCACCGACATCGTCGACGCCGAGTCCCCCAAGGCCTACCTGCTGGCGGTCCGGGTCGGCTGA
- a CDS encoding Dabb family protein, translating into MGIRHIALFRWIEGTTPEQVEAVEERLTKLPGLIPQLKAYAFGADLRIGSGNYDFAVSADVAGESDFIAYRDHPEHQAVLAVIRPMLADRAAVQFNIAD; encoded by the coding sequence ATGGGCATTCGGCATATCGCGCTGTTCCGCTGGATCGAGGGCACCACGCCCGAGCAGGTCGAGGCGGTCGAGGAGAGGCTGACCAAACTGCCGGGACTGATCCCGCAGCTCAAGGCGTACGCCTTCGGCGCAGATCTGAGGATCGGTTCGGGCAACTACGACTTCGCGGTCAGCGCGGACGTGGCGGGGGAGTCGGACTTCATCGCCTACCGCGACCACCCCGAGCACCAGGCGGTGCTGGCCGTCATCAGGCCGATGCTCGCCGACCGCGCGGCGGTGCAGTTCAACATCGCGGACTAG